From bacterium, a single genomic window includes:
- a CDS encoding oligopeptide/dipeptide ABC transporter ATP-binding protein yields the protein QGEVANPANPPSGCYFHPRCPHAVDLCRTQAPVLEEISPGHLVSCHRARELALRVM from the coding sequence CAGGGCGAAGTCGCAAACCCGGCCAACCCACCGTCCGGCTGCTATTTCCACCCTCGCTGCCCGCACGCCGTCGACCTGTGCCGGACCCAAGCCCCGGTGCTCGAGGAGATCTCCCCGGGGCATCTCGTCAGCTGTCATCGGGCGAGGGAACTTGCGCTGCGGGTGATGTGA